One genomic region from Metallosphaera tengchongensis encodes:
- a CDS encoding DEAD/DEAH box helicase, protein MFDQLSDQLKRALTEMNYRAPTKVQELSIPVFITGRSVIVQAKTGSGKTASYLIPALERGVDTLVLTPTRELAEQVAYEARRLAKYKRTSVGVIIGGVGYDRQEAEVDSKFIIGTPGRILDLWGRGSLDLSRFKLAVVDEVDRMLDMGFIEDVRMILSKTDAESFGFFSATVPEEVKDLAMEFAPEAQFLKVDDYKPVEIEHIFYQVRDNWNEKIFNLLKDVNGKTIIFTNTKIRAESLYERVSEKLSASLLHGDMSQGARRRNLMNFRKGNSEVLISTDLAARGIDVIDVDKVINFDMPRDVETYIHRVGRTGRMGRKGTAISYYTRREQEMVSRIRAIIQTKVISS, encoded by the coding sequence ATGTTTGATCAGTTAAGCGATCAACTGAAAAGGGCTCTGACGGAAATGAATTACAGGGCTCCCACTAAGGTACAAGAGTTGTCCATTCCAGTGTTCATAACAGGAAGAAGCGTCATAGTTCAGGCCAAAACTGGCTCAGGCAAGACCGCTTCTTACTTGATTCCCGCCCTGGAGAGGGGGGTCGACACACTGGTTCTGACTCCAACTAGGGAGTTAGCTGAACAAGTGGCTTATGAGGCCAGGAGGTTAGCTAAGTACAAAAGGACGTCAGTTGGAGTAATAATAGGAGGAGTTGGATATGATAGGCAAGAAGCTGAGGTGGATAGCAAGTTTATCATAGGAACTCCTGGGAGAATTCTAGACCTTTGGGGTAGAGGATCCCTGGACTTATCTAGGTTTAAACTAGCAGTGGTAGACGAAGTCGATAGAATGTTGGACATGGGGTTTATTGAGGACGTTAGGATGATCCTGTCCAAGACCGATGCTGAAAGTTTCGGGTTTTTCTCCGCTACGGTTCCAGAGGAGGTTAAGGATTTGGCTATGGAGTTCGCACCTGAGGCCCAATTCTTAAAGGTAGATGACTATAAACCGGTCGAAATAGAACATATATTTTATCAAGTAAGAGATAATTGGAATGAAAAGATCTTTAATCTTCTCAAAGATGTTAACGGAAAAACTATAATATTCACCAATACGAAGATAAGGGCAGAATCGCTTTATGAGAGAGTCTCTGAAAAGCTCAGCGCATCTCTACTTCACGGTGATATGTCCCAAGGAGCTAGGAGAAGAAATCTTATGAATTTCAGAAAGGGGAACAGTGAGGTACTCATTTCTACGGATCTAGCTGCAAGGGGAATCGATGTGATTGATGTGGACAAGGTGATCAATTTTGACATGCCTAGGGACGTTGAGACTTATATCCACAGGGTAGGAAGAACCGGAAGAATGGGGAGAAAGGGTACAGCCATCTCTTATTATACTAGAAGAGAACAAGAGATGGTAAGCAGAATAAGGGCTATTATTCAGACCAAGGTTATCTCGTCTTAA
- a CDS encoding NAD(P)/FAD-dependent oxidoreductase, whose translation MRTVILGGGFAGMSALNQNRSAVVIDSKEYFLLTHRLVDVIETGNPSLAAIPYPRGVIRSKVVGIDFKSKVVKTTSGIYSYDKLIIALGYEQDATKIRGNVQKLETLEDALEIRSKLPKIKSVAVLGGGTLGVELAGALRGMGKEVHLIEAQERLLSFMTKESSQFAESRLREMGVNVHLGTKVESFNAGILTTTKGEFKAEMAIMAVGFRGPKLIEDLGLTNKNGRMVVDDYLMSVDHEDVFGAGDSMTTKGFVPMSAQVAVQSGKLAMSNAMGGSEKFQYKQVAIVLRIGSEYFGDFMGKFVRGSMAELAKRVGIYKAVRMVESI comes from the coding sequence TTGAGGACTGTTATTTTAGGTGGAGGATTTGCAGGGATGTCTGCCTTAAATCAAAATAGGTCAGCTGTAGTGATAGACTCCAAAGAGTATTTCCTTCTCACGCACAGGTTGGTGGACGTGATCGAAACAGGTAATCCATCCCTTGCTGCCATACCATATCCACGAGGAGTGATCCGAAGCAAAGTAGTAGGAATAGACTTTAAGAGTAAGGTAGTGAAGACCACGAGCGGTATTTACTCGTATGATAAATTAATCATCGCTTTAGGATATGAGCAGGATGCAACCAAGATAAGGGGAAACGTTCAGAAGCTGGAGACTTTAGAGGATGCTCTGGAAATTCGGTCTAAGCTTCCTAAAATAAAGAGCGTTGCAGTACTAGGTGGAGGGACCTTAGGTGTAGAACTTGCTGGGGCTTTGAGGGGGATGGGAAAGGAGGTTCACCTCATTGAGGCTCAGGAGAGACTACTCTCCTTCATGACTAAGGAGTCTTCCCAGTTTGCTGAAAGCAGACTAAGGGAGATGGGGGTTAACGTTCATTTAGGAACCAAGGTGGAAAGTTTCAATGCAGGTATTCTTACCACTACTAAGGGAGAGTTCAAAGCTGAAATGGCAATTATGGCTGTGGGTTTCAGAGGACCTAAGCTGATTGAGGACTTAGGGTTAACCAACAAAAACGGGAGAATGGTCGTGGATGACTATCTGATGTCTGTGGATCATGAGGACGTTTTTGGAGCTGGGGACTCCATGACTACAAAGGGTTTCGTCCCCATGTCAGCTCAAGTTGCCGTTCAGTCTGGGAAGTTGGCCATGAGTAACGCCATGGGAGGATCGGAAAAGTTCCAATACAAACAAGTAGCGATAGTGTTGAGAATTGGTTCCGAATATTTCGGGGATTTTATGGGGAAATTTGTAAGGGGTTCAATGGCAGAACTGGCAAAGAGGGTGGGGATCTACAAGGCTGTAAGGATGGTGGAAAGTATATAG
- a CDS encoding VWA domain-containing protein: protein MTLSVKVESSHKYSFNSEIKMVFKVLLVPEKIGTATGFHYIVLLDTSGSMDGLKIDNAKKGAVELLKKIPPGNKVSFITFSSRVNIIREFSDPEDLTHEIVNLNAGGQTAFYTALLTAFNLHNKHGIPSYVILLTDGNPTDDTNTETYKKVPIPNGVQTISFGLGDDYNESILKALADRSGGVFYHVDDAMEIPEKLPKAAKTKIAAKNVVVDFVGESEIKLLNYSGSPVKLNAIEGVVKILGETVIPPNFNGNFLTVKVNYEEPADGRKQALMNVLSVSPAQNQNVFMNGINKDIILEYEYFNNLKKVSSEVEAGNLVEATRTLKRMEEIAGQTRKLELMETTRRLSDSLETTKRSGNVSEQTRKLSKEVSSEVTRKLRGES, encoded by the coding sequence ATGACCTTATCAGTTAAGGTAGAGTCAAGCCATAAGTACTCTTTTAACAGCGAAATAAAGATGGTCTTCAAAGTTCTTTTAGTACCGGAAAAGATCGGTACTGCTACAGGCTTTCATTACATTGTACTTCTAGACACAAGCGGATCAATGGATGGCCTTAAGATAGATAACGCTAAAAAGGGAGCAGTGGAGCTTCTGAAGAAAATACCTCCTGGGAACAAGGTATCCTTCATTACTTTCTCCAGCAGGGTAAACATTATTAGGGAATTTTCAGATCCAGAAGATTTAACGCATGAGATAGTGAACCTAAATGCCGGCGGTCAAACAGCCTTTTACACAGCCCTTTTGACTGCGTTTAACCTTCACAACAAGCACGGGATTCCTAGTTACGTAATCCTTCTCACGGACGGAAATCCTACCGACGATACCAATACTGAAACGTACAAGAAGGTTCCGATACCCAACGGGGTTCAGACCATTTCCTTTGGATTAGGAGATGACTATAACGAAAGTATTCTGAAGGCGTTAGCAGACAGATCAGGTGGCGTGTTTTATCACGTTGACGATGCAATGGAGATTCCAGAGAAGCTGCCTAAAGCGGCAAAGACCAAAATAGCAGCGAAGAACGTAGTTGTGGACTTTGTCGGAGAGTCTGAAATTAAGCTATTGAACTACTCTGGTTCTCCTGTCAAATTGAACGCAATCGAAGGTGTTGTAAAGATCTTGGGGGAGACAGTGATACCTCCTAATTTTAACGGTAACTTCCTCACTGTAAAGGTCAACTACGAGGAGCCTGCAGATGGGAGGAAACAGGCTTTAATGAACGTGCTATCGGTATCACCTGCACAAAATCAAAACGTGTTCATGAATGGAATTAACAAGGACATCATTCTGGAGTACGAGTATTTCAACAACCTAAAGAAGGTTTCCAGTGAGGTCGAAGCTGGTAACCTAGTGGAAGCCACGAGGACCTTAAAGAGAATGGAAGAGATAGCAGGTCAGACAAGAAAACTCGAGCTGATGGAGACTACAAGGAGGCTCTCAGACAGCCTGGAGACTACTAAAAGATCAGGAAACGTAAGCGAACAGACTAGAAAGCTATCGAAAGAGGTATCCAGCGAAGTTACCAGAAAGCTCAGGGGAGAGAGTTAA
- a CDS encoding MFS transporter — MEPFKTIDSLKLNFNHIKIWYTAGMGFFTDAYDLFIIGAILDVFNAYKIPGFVLNPLYTGLLASSAIFTAIFGQLIFGALGDLLGRKKVYGVEASLLTAGAALSAISPNVLWLIIFRSVMGLGIGGDYPISATIMSEYANVKDRGKLVALVFANQGIGSLVAVAVGAISAFTLPPDIAWRVMALIGAIPAATVIYLRRKVPETPRYSALKGDTETLKKALGFVNGTKIDNGSESKNVKIKRMGLREFLSKYWLLLVGTAGSWFLLDIAFYGTGIYSGPIVSSILGKPSSLGTEIVYAGVPFMVGFFGYFTAVALMDKLGRKTIQTIGFIMMAAIYGLVGTLAISHGAKLIGFVIPATQAFALYALSYFFIDFGPNTTTFVIPSEVYPTSYRTTGHGISAAAGKTGAAITTFYFSVLLAQYGIKDILYMLGIISVIGAILTIIAVKEPKLKSLEEVSQDKVVLEEKNG, encoded by the coding sequence ATGGAACCGTTCAAGACCATAGACAGTCTAAAACTAAACTTCAACCACATTAAGATTTGGTACACGGCCGGTATGGGATTCTTTACAGATGCATATGACCTCTTCATAATTGGAGCCATCCTTGACGTATTTAATGCTTACAAAATCCCAGGCTTTGTTCTAAATCCGCTTTACACTGGTTTGTTGGCTTCCTCAGCGATATTCACAGCTATTTTCGGTCAGCTTATATTTGGGGCTTTGGGGGACCTGCTAGGGAGGAAAAAGGTCTACGGAGTTGAGGCGTCTCTTCTGACAGCTGGTGCAGCGTTATCAGCGATATCCCCAAATGTACTGTGGTTGATCATATTTAGATCAGTAATGGGACTGGGAATTGGAGGTGACTACCCAATATCAGCTACAATAATGAGTGAGTACGCCAACGTGAAGGATAGAGGGAAGTTAGTGGCTTTGGTCTTTGCCAATCAAGGAATAGGTAGCCTAGTTGCAGTCGCTGTAGGTGCTATATCGGCTTTCACTTTACCTCCTGACATCGCATGGAGGGTGATGGCCTTAATAGGGGCAATACCAGCAGCTACCGTGATTTACCTTAGAAGGAAAGTGCCCGAAACTCCTCGTTACTCTGCACTTAAGGGAGATACCGAAACCCTGAAGAAAGCTTTAGGGTTTGTAAATGGGACTAAAATTGATAACGGTAGTGAAAGTAAAAATGTAAAAATAAAGAGGATGGGATTGAGGGAGTTTCTGTCAAAATATTGGTTATTACTAGTTGGTACTGCAGGCTCTTGGTTCCTGCTAGATATAGCGTTTTATGGTACAGGGATATACTCGGGACCAATAGTTAGTTCCATTCTGGGTAAACCATCTTCCTTAGGAACGGAAATAGTTTATGCTGGAGTTCCTTTCATGGTTGGGTTCTTTGGATACTTTACGGCGGTAGCTCTAATGGATAAGCTGGGTAGGAAAACCATACAGACTATAGGTTTCATTATGATGGCTGCAATCTATGGGTTAGTGGGAACCCTAGCTATCTCCCATGGAGCTAAGTTGATAGGCTTCGTCATCCCAGCCACGCAGGCGTTCGCATTATATGCCCTTTCGTATTTCTTCATAGACTTTGGTCCAAATACCACTACCTTCGTGATCCCATCCGAGGTGTATCCTACAAGCTACAGGACTACAGGTCATGGTATATCAGCCGCAGCTGGAAAGACTGGCGCCGCCATAACTACTTTCTACTTTAGCGTTCTTCTTGCTCAATATGGGATAAAGGATATACTGTATATGCTAGGTATAATCAGTGTAATTGGGGCTATACTCACTATAATAGCAGTGAAAGAACCTAAATTGAAGAGTTTAGAGGAAGTGTCTCAGGACAAAGTCGTACTGGAGGAAAAGAATGGATAA